The following proteins come from a genomic window of Acinonyx jubatus isolate Ajub_Pintada_27869175 chromosome C1, VMU_Ajub_asm_v1.0, whole genome shotgun sequence:
- the LOC106973314 gene encoding 60S ribosomal protein L10-like, which produces MGHRPTRCYRYRKNKPYPKSCFCRGVPDAKFRIFALGHKKAKVDEFPLCGHMVSDEYEQLSSEALEAARICANKYMVKSCGKDGFHIWVQLHPFHVIRINKMLSCAGADRYEGCLGKPQGTVARVHIGQVIMSICTKLQNKEHVIEALRRAKFKFPGHQKIHMSKKWGFTKFNAGEFEDMVAEKRLIPDSCGVKYIPNRGPLDKWRALHS; this is translated from the coding sequence ATGGGCCACCGCCCCACCCGGTGTTACCGGTATCGTAAGAACAAGCCATATCCAAAGTCTTGTTTCTGCAGAGGTGTCCCTGATGCCAAGTTCCGCATTTTTGCCCTGGGGCATAAGAAGGCAAAAGTGGATGAGTTCCCACTGTGTGGCCACATGGTGTCAGATGAATACGAGCAGCTCTCCTCTGAAGCCCTGGAGGCTGCCCGAATTTGTGCCAACAAGTACATGGTGAAAAGCTGTGGCAAAGATGGTTTTCACATCTGGGTGCAGCTCCACCCTTTCCATGTCATCCGTATCAACAAGATGTTGTCCTGTGCTGGAGCTGACAGGTATGAGGGGTGCCTTGGAAAGCCCCAGGGCACAGTGGCCAGGGTCCACATTGGCCAAGTCATCATGTCCATCTGTACCAAGTTGCAGAACAAGGAGCATGTGATTGAGGCCCTACGTAGGGCCAAGTTCAAGTTCCCTGGCCACCAGAAGATCCACATGTCCAAGAAGTGGGGCTTTACTAAGTTTAACGCAGGCGAATTTGAAGACATGGTGGCTGAAAAGCGGCTCATCCCAGATAGCTGTGGGGTCAAATACATCCCTAATCGTGGCCCCTTGGACAAAtggcgggctctgcactcatgA